One genomic segment of Fusobacterium nucleatum includes these proteins:
- a CDS encoding ATP-binding protein → MIETIKQKILQLDAGSFQNLCDSYLSKIGYQDIVSLGGKAGTRKTTLGTPDAYFITPDGKYIFVEYTTQIEGLFKKIKEDLDKCLDESETSISHNDILEIIYCHTSANLKPSQDKELKDFCQNVGIKLILIGIDKLAEDIYLFHHLLARDFLGISIDTGQILNFDDFIEEYNSNKLSAPIDTEFLFREKEIEDINKAFEENNIVILNGVAGTGKTRLALHYAKNYIDSHNAKLYCISSKALEIYEDLKLFLNTPGEYILVIDDANQLSARLEHIINYANMQSRAFNVKILITVRSYALQKVLDNIQTRASYSVIDINLFTDDEIKKLLKTSLNILNQNYQEKIIEIAEGNARIAILAGKLACQSKNLNSINDASQLYDDYFGVYLNDEIGCNEDLAICAGIVAFLETFHLDYIDNNILTILKEKGINKEQFIKNIKKLHEREIVDIYNDKAVKFSEQCLSNYFLKYIFFNKKLLSLSSIINIGFQNHKERTISTINILVNIFANEEVIDFVSDEIKIVWKKLKDENSPHFFDFVKIFFHFNPTETLIILKRKIEQEKGTIIDISNTDTLIEKNYQKIDNDIIEILSSFSGMKDFPTSLELFFQYYLKCPNLYKNFYYAIDQYFRINRESLKNDFYTQINFFRKLEEFSNKWQEKNITLLFLEVVENFLKFFFNSSENGRKIGTVEFYNFSLKISKGVKEYRKLIWESLLEISKKVEYKEKIWYIIYSYGKDMIEKDSFPILEFDLKYIKKILKFNFPANDLKNCILADNLLNIFYKIEYTKESLFTEYFDSVSFHLYSLLKGVDYRKERDFEKRESSKKEAIEKYLINTSYAEQKCLIDVCYECENINKQVEYEITDSLRVIFDALTDETYVSIVKYYIDKNTPLNLDPSKLVKKLFTLISKSEIFNLINNSSLKYKNSWLYAYFSELPQNLIEKEDLQNMYTFLEDTSDKNITFSSYYCRDINFLEKYEFIDENVFIKCSEIILFKNTYSIFMVYLYFQSLFNLDSYSPKEIIIKFSDNLEILEKIYFTLLLFDENSFDYNGLILKELYLARPSVLNNLIEFLIYRKKNYFDFPKKYQSFFELPNYIYIYNKFFQNLSSYQSIFNILEIILLPSSKKTILNRQDDFIKYWITEFSNNELKIECLFNALDKLNNDTKKEYINFFIKKNESFEDFKKIPLIPTFTDNLVPGSFIPLYNNWIEYLKSLLSIFIGYKWLEHRGYIEKQIEHLREEIKSEETKEFLRDFYSCYNRNKKSVGLY, encoded by the coding sequence ATGATAGAAACTATTAAACAAAAAATTCTTCAATTAGATGCTGGCTCATTTCAAAATCTTTGTGATTCATATTTATCAAAAATTGGTTATCAAGATATTGTTTCATTAGGTGGAAAAGCTGGTACAAGGAAGACTACTTTAGGAACTCCAGATGCATATTTTATTACTCCTGATGGTAAATATATCTTTGTAGAATATACAACTCAAATTGAAGGTTTATTTAAAAAAATAAAAGAGGACTTAGATAAATGTTTAGATGAATCTGAAACAAGCATTTCTCATAATGATATTTTAGAAATTATCTATTGCCATACTTCAGCAAATTTAAAACCTTCACAAGATAAAGAATTAAAAGATTTTTGCCAAAATGTTGGGATAAAATTAATACTTATTGGTATTGATAAACTAGCAGAAGATATATATCTTTTTCATCATCTTCTTGCTCGAGATTTTTTAGGTATTTCAATAGATACTGGTCAAATTTTAAATTTTGATGATTTTATAGAAGAGTATAATTCAAATAAATTATCTGCTCCTATAGATACTGAATTTCTATTTAGAGAAAAAGAGATAGAAGATATAAATAAAGCTTTTGAAGAAAATAATATTGTTATTTTAAATGGTGTTGCTGGTACTGGAAAAACTCGTCTAGCATTACATTATGCTAAAAATTATATAGATTCTCATAATGCAAAACTATACTGTATTAGTAGTAAGGCATTAGAAATATATGAAGATTTAAAATTATTCTTAAATACTCCTGGAGAATATATTCTTGTAATTGATGATGCTAATCAACTTTCTGCTAGATTAGAGCATATTATTAATTATGCCAATATGCAATCTAGAGCTTTTAATGTAAAAATTCTTATTACAGTTCGTAGTTATGCACTTCAAAAAGTATTAGACAATATTCAAACAAGAGCTTCATACAGTGTTATAGATATAAATTTATTTACAGATGATGAGATAAAAAAATTACTTAAAACTTCATTAAATATCTTAAATCAAAATTATCAAGAAAAAATTATAGAAATTGCAGAAGGTAATGCAAGAATTGCGATTCTTGCTGGAAAATTAGCATGTCAATCAAAGAATTTAAATTCTATTAATGATGCTTCTCAATTATATGATGATTATTTTGGAGTTTACTTAAATGACGAAATAGGTTGTAATGAAGATCTAGCTATTTGTGCTGGGATAGTTGCTTTTTTAGAGACATTTCATTTAGATTATATTGATAATAATATTTTAACCATTTTAAAGGAAAAAGGAATAAACAAAGAGCAATTTATAAAAAATATTAAAAAACTTCATGAAAGAGAAATAGTTGATATTTATAATGATAAGGCTGTGAAATTCTCAGAACAATGTCTATCTAATTACTTTTTAAAATATATTTTTTTTAATAAGAAATTGCTTAGTTTATCTTCAATTATTAATATAGGCTTTCAAAACCATAAAGAAAGAACAATTTCTACCATTAATATCTTAGTTAATATTTTTGCTAATGAAGAAGTTATAGACTTTGTTTCTGATGAAATAAAAATAGTATGGAAAAAATTAAAAGATGAGAACTCACCACATTTCTTTGATTTTGTAAAAATCTTTTTTCATTTTAACCCTACTGAAACTCTTATAATTTTAAAAAGAAAAATTGAACAAGAAAAAGGTACAATAATTGATATATCTAATACTGATACATTAATTGAAAAAAATTATCAAAAAATAGATAATGATATTATTGAGATTCTTAGCAGTTTTTCTGGAATGAAAGATTTTCCAACATCTTTAGAATTATTCTTTCAATATTATTTAAAATGCCCTAATTTATATAAAAATTTTTATTATGCTATTGACCAATATTTTAGAATAAATAGAGAAAGTCTAAAAAATGATTTCTATACACAAATTAATTTTTTTAGAAAATTAGAGGAATTCTCTAATAAGTGGCAAGAAAAAAATATAACTCTTTTATTTTTAGAAGTAGTTGAAAATTTCCTAAAATTTTTCTTTAATTCATCAGAAAATGGAAGAAAAATAGGAACTGTTGAATTTTATAATTTTTCCTTAAAAATATCAAAAGGTGTTAAAGAATATAGAAAATTAATTTGGGAATCCTTATTAGAAATCTCTAAAAAAGTTGAATATAAAGAAAAAATTTGGTATATTATCTATTCTTATGGAAAAGATATGATAGAGAAAGACAGTTTTCCTATTCTTGAATTTGATTTAAAATATATTAAGAAGATTTTAAAGTTCAATTTTCCAGCAAATGATTTAAAAAACTGTATTTTGGCTGATAACTTATTAAATATTTTTTACAAAATAGAATATACTAAAGAATCCTTATTTACTGAATATTTTGATAGTGTTTCTTTTCATTTATACTCTCTTCTCAAAGGAGTAGATTATAGAAAAGAAAGAGATTTTGAAAAAAGAGAAAGTTCGAAAAAAGAAGCTATTGAAAAATATCTAATTAATACTAGTTATGCAGAACAAAAATGTTTAATTGATGTTTGTTATGAATGTGAAAATATTAATAAACAGGTTGAATATGAAATTACAGATAGCTTAAGAGTTATTTTTGATGCTTTAACTGACGAAACATACGTAAGTATAGTTAAATATTATATTGATAAGAATACACCTCTAAATTTGGATCCTTCTAAATTAGTAAAAAAACTTTTTACATTGATATCTAAAAGTGAAATATTTAATTTGATAAATAATTCTAGCTTAAAATATAAAAATTCTTGGTTATATGCATATTTTTCTGAATTACCACAAAATTTAATTGAAAAAGAAGATTTACAAAATATGTATACTTTTCTAGAAGATACTTCTGATAAAAATATTACTTTTTCTTCTTATTATTGTCGTGATATAAATTTCTTAGAAAAATATGAATTTATAGATGAAAATGTTTTTATTAAATGTTCTGAAATTATCTTATTTAAAAATACTTACTCTATTTTTATGGTATATCTTTATTTTCAATCTCTTTTTAACCTTGATAGTTATTCACCTAAAGAAATAATTATTAAATTCTCTGATAACTTAGAAATTTTAGAAAAAATTTATTTTACATTACTATTATTTGATGAAAACTCTTTTGATTATAATGGATTAATACTAAAGGAACTCTATTTAGCTAGACCATCTGTATTAAATAATTTAATTGAATTTCTGATCTACAGAAAAAAAAATTATTTTGATTTTCCAAAAAAATATCAATCTTTTTTTGAATTACCTAATTATATATATATTTATAACAAATTCTTTCAAAATTTAAGTAGTTACCAATCTATATTTAATATTTTAGAAATTATACTACTACCATCTTCAAAAAAAACAATATTAAACAGACAGGATGATTTTATTAAATATTGGATAACAGAATTTTCTAATAATGAATTAAAAATAGAGTGTTTATTTAATGCACTAGACAAATTAAATAATGATACAAAAAAAGAATATATTAATTTTTTTATTAAAAAAAATGAATCATTTGAAGACTTTAAAAAAATTCCTTTAATTCCTACCTTTACTGATAACTTGGTTCCTGGTAGTTTCATCCCTTTATATAATAATTGGATTGAGTATTTAAAATCTCTACTTTCAATTTTTATAGGTTATAAATGGCTTGAACATAGAGGATATATAGAAAAACAAATTGAACATTTAAGAGAAGAAATAAAGTCTGAAGAAACTAAAGAGTTTCTAAGAGACTTTTATTCTTGCTATAATAGAAATAAGAAGAGCGTTGGTTTGTACTGA
- a CDS encoding IS3 family transposase (programmed frameshift): MSKLTREDKIEIYERRKNGETIFSLAKSSNIHESKIKYLIVLIKKHGYDVLRNGKNRYYSREFKLQTINRVLVNYESVKQVALDTGLVSASILHNWLSKFKKNGYNIVEKKKGRKPKSMTKPKKNDKVLSEKEKIKLLEDEIIYLKAENEYLKKLRALVQERELKEKKKLRVIAELRAKYPFKILLKIAGISRSVYYYYIDKKDIDEKNKNVIEKIKEIYYANKGRYGYRRVTLELKNQGFNINHKKVQRLMKKFNLQSIIRKKRKYSSYKGQVGKIADNHIKRDFEATAPNQKWFTDVTEFNLRGEKLYLSPILDAYGRYIVSYDISRSPNLEQINHMLNLAFKENENYENLVFHSDQGWQYQHNSYQERLKEKKITQSMSRKGNSLDNGLMECFFGLLKSEMFYEQEAKYKTLEELKEAIEDYIYYYNNKRIKEKLKGLTPASYRSQSLLVS; encoded by the exons ATGAGTAAATTAACAAGAGAAGATAAAATTGAAATATATGAAAGAAGAAAAAATGGTGAAACTATTTTTTCATTAGCTAAATCTTCTAATATTCATGAGTCTAAAATTAAATATTTAATTGTGTTAATTAAAAAACATGGATATGATGTTTTAAGAAATGGTAAAAATAGATATTATTCTAGAGAATTTAAATTACAGACAATTAATAGAGTTTTAGTTAATTATGAATCTGTTAAACAAGTTGCTCTTGATACTGGTTTAGTATCTGCTAGTATTTTACATAATTGGCTTTCAAAATTTAAAAAAAATGGCTATAATATTGTAGAAAAGAAAAAAGGAAGGAAACCTAAATCTATGACTAAACCTAAGAAAAATGATAAAGTATTATCTGAAAAAGAAAAAATTAAACTATTAGAAGATGAAATAATTTACTTAAAAGCTGAGAATGAATACTTAAAAAAATTGAGAGCTCTAGTTCAAGAAAGGGAGCTAAAAGAGAAGAAAAAGT TAAGAGTAATAGCAGAACTTAGAGCTAAATACCCTTTCAAAATATTATTAAAGATTGCTGGAATATCAAGATCAGTATATTATTACTATATTGATAAAAAAGATATTGATGAGAAGAATAAAAATGTTATTGAAAAAATCAAAGAAATTTACTATGCGAATAAAGGAAGATATGGTTATCGTAGAGTAACATTGGAATTAAAAAATCAAGGTTTCAATATTAATCATAAAAAAGTGCAAAGACTTATGAAAAAATTCAATTTACAAAGTATTATCCGCAAAAAGAGAAAATATTCTTCATACAAAGGTCAAGTAGGAAAAATAGCTGATAATCATATTAAGAGAGATTTTGAAGCAACAGCTCCAAATCAAAAATGGTTTACAGATGTAACAGAATTTAATTTAAGAGGAGAAAAGCTATACTTATCTCCAATATTAGATGCTTATGGAAGATATATAGTTTCGTATGATATTTCGCGCAGTCCTAACTTGGAGCAGATAAATCATATGTTAAATTTAGCATTTAAAGAAAATGAAAATTATGAAAATTTGGTATTTCATAGCGATCAAGGATGGCAGTATCAGCATAATTCATATCAAGAAAGATTGAAAGAGAAGAAGATAACTCAAAGTATGTCAAGAAAAGGAAATAGTTTAGATAATGGATTAATGGAATGTTTCTTTGGACTATTAAAATCAGAAATGTTTTATGAACAAGAAGCAAAGTACAAAACACTGGAAGAATTGAAGGAAGCAATAGAAGATTACATATACTATTACAATAACAAAAGAATCAAGGAAAAATTAAAAGGATTAACTCCTGCTTCTTACAGAAGTCAATCCTTATTAGTAAGTTAA
- a CDS encoding cupin domain-containing protein: MKFKNFIKIIILCVSIGVTAFSAEQTDKVENKTLGTEIKEYGKVYNKDGVLVVHKKMKKGEKIPPHTHQYKELFFTVVSGKMEVHLNDKETYIAEPKKALNFAGDVNISATALEDSDIFIYLVGENKK, translated from the coding sequence ATGAAGTTTAAAAATTTTATTAAAATTATAATTTTATGTGTAAGTATAGGAGTAACTGCATTTTCTGCTGAACAAACTGATAAAGTAGAAAATAAAACTTTGGGGACAGAAATTAAAGAGTATGGAAAAGTTTATAATAAAGACGGAGTTTTAGTTGTTCACAAAAAAATGAAAAAAGGAGAAAAAATTCCTCCACATACCCATCAATATAAAGAACTTTTCTTTACAGTAGTATCTGGAAAAATGGAAGTTCATCTAAATGATAAAGAAACTTATATAGCAGAGCCTAAAAAAGCTTTAAATTTTGCAGGGGATGTAAATATATCTGCAACAGCATTAGAAGATAGTGATATTTTTATATATCTAGTTGGTGAAAATAAAAAATAA